From Flavobacterium sp. 102, a single genomic window includes:
- a CDS encoding acyloxyacyl hydrolase, which yields MKKTYLLFLLLAFSGFGQNTNPFAVEASILRGNILPHTEDMHHLVNGHPQGFMLSVIKKTDGSKEWHRAYNYPDYGGYFLYQDFKSQPLGQNYATGVFYNFHFWKRRLQFRLSQGIAYTTNPYDKVDNSKNKAFGNRLMANTNFGLTYTTPSLFDNISLQAGLLFVHYSNGRIVSPNSGINTYLLNLGVNYNFSKDFQRQVDTTTVPKKYKEPIRYNFVFRTGINESPIINSGQYPFYHIGFYADKRINRKSALQLGAELFLTKSIEEYINYYSVAYPEDNISSDTDYKRVGIFIGHELIINKISIEAQLGYYAYQPFKKDIAIYDRVGMKYRFSDKFFGVFSLKTHLFLAEALEIGIGYRI from the coding sequence ATGAAGAAAACTTACCTGCTTTTTTTACTGTTAGCCTTTTCTGGATTTGGTCAAAATACCAATCCTTTTGCGGTTGAAGCTTCTATTTTAAGGGGCAATATTTTACCTCATACGGAAGACATGCATCATTTGGTTAACGGTCATCCGCAAGGTTTTATGTTGAGTGTTATCAAAAAAACTGATGGTTCTAAAGAATGGCATCGAGCGTATAATTATCCGGATTATGGAGGCTATTTTTTGTACCAGGATTTTAAAAGTCAGCCGTTAGGACAGAATTATGCCACAGGCGTTTTTTACAATTTTCACTTCTGGAAAAGACGATTGCAATTTAGATTGTCACAAGGAATTGCCTACACTACCAATCCGTATGACAAAGTTGACAACAGTAAGAATAAAGCTTTCGGAAATCGATTGATGGCCAACACCAATTTCGGATTGACCTATACTACGCCGTCTTTGTTTGATAATATTAGTTTGCAGGCGGGACTTTTATTTGTTCATTATTCTAATGGAAGAATTGTATCGCCCAACAGCGGTATTAATACTTACTTGCTGAATCTTGGGGTGAATTATAATTTTTCGAAGGATTTTCAACGCCAAGTTGATACGACTACTGTCCCAAAAAAGTATAAAGAACCCATTCGATACAACTTTGTGTTTCGAACCGGAATCAATGAAAGTCCGATTATCAATAGTGGTCAGTATCCTTTTTACCACATTGGTTTTTATGCAGATAAGCGTATCAATAGAAAGTCGGCTTTACAATTGGGCGCCGAATTGTTTTTGACCAAATCAATTGAAGAGTACATTAATTATTACTCCGTTGCCTATCCGGAAGACAATATCAGTTCTGATACGGATTACAAGAGAGTTGGGATTTTCATTGGACATGAATTAATCATCAATAAAATTTCAATCGAAGCACAATTAGGCTATTACGCTTATCAACCTTTTAAAAAGGATATTGCGATTTATGATAGGGTTGGGATGAAATATCGTTTTTCGGATAAGTTTTTTGGTGTTTTTTCGCTTAAAACGCATTTGTTTTTGGCAGAAGCTTTAGAAATTGGCATTGGATATAGAATTTAA
- a CDS encoding head GIN domain-containing protein, protein MKKFSVLIILFWLFNACEKPSDCIESSGATITKEIAVQPFKKIKVYRGIEVVITQGTEYKVQIVAGENFIDNVEVKQNGDQLIFKDDASCNWVRSYGMTKILVTTPTLEEVYSKTDRNISSNGVLTFPSIAFIAMDKDGDGESGAGTGDFILNVNNDYLYIANNNVSRFYLSGQTNLAEFNFYFGDGRIEAENLIAQNIKVFHRGSNDMTVRPIQSIIGTMNSTGNIILKNVPPVVDVEELYQGNVIYP, encoded by the coding sequence ATGAAAAAGTTTTCGGTATTGATAATTTTGTTTTGGCTGTTCAACGCTTGTGAAAAACCGAGTGATTGTATTGAGAGTTCGGGCGCGACAATTACCAAAGAAATAGCGGTTCAGCCATTCAAAAAGATAAAAGTCTACCGCGGTATTGAAGTTGTCATTACGCAAGGAACGGAATACAAAGTACAAATTGTGGCCGGCGAAAATTTCATCGATAATGTGGAAGTCAAGCAAAATGGTGACCAACTGATTTTTAAAGACGACGCCAGTTGCAATTGGGTTCGCTCTTATGGTATGACAAAGATTTTGGTGACCACGCCAACTTTGGAAGAAGTATATTCAAAAACGGATAGAAATATCAGTTCGAATGGCGTTTTGACTTTCCCAAGTATAGCTTTTATAGCGATGGATAAAGATGGTGATGGTGAAAGCGGTGCCGGAACCGGAGATTTTATTCTGAATGTGAACAATGATTATTTGTACATCGCGAACAATAATGTGTCTCGATTTTATCTTTCGGGACAAACCAATTTGGCGGAGTTTAATTTTTATTTCGGAGACGGAAGAATAGAAGCTGAGAATCTAATTGCTCAAAATATAAAAGTCTTTCACCGTGGTTCTAACGATATGACAGTAAGACCTATTCAAAGTATTATTGGCACCATGAACAGCACCGGAAATATTATCTTAAAAAATGTGCCGCCGGTTGTTGATGTGGAAGAATTGTACCAAGGCAATGTGATTTATCCTTGA
- the gldA gene encoding gliding motility-associated ABC transporter ATP-binding subunit GldA, producing MSIEVQNISKSYGAQKALDNISFSIKKGEIVGFLGPNGAGKSTLMKILTTYINADEGSAAVNGNDVNNAQILVQKSVGYLPEHNPLYLDLYVREYLAFNADVYKVAKSRIEEVIELTGLTPESHKKIGQLSKGFRQRVGLATALLHNPDVLILDEPTTGLDPNQLVEIRNVIKNVGKDKTVFLSTHIMQEVEAICDRVIIIDHGKIVTDKKLDKLVSEEKEQIIEVEFDKAIDPNLLANLANIKTYKNTNDNLWLLTFNTEEDMRPKIFDFAHDNGLKTLQISLKSKNLEQIFREKTKKKSN from the coding sequence ATGTCGATAGAAGTTCAAAATATTTCCAAAAGTTACGGTGCACAAAAAGCATTGGACAACATTTCATTTTCCATTAAAAAAGGAGAAATCGTTGGTTTTCTTGGGCCGAATGGCGCCGGAAAATCTACGTTGATGAAAATTTTGACGACTTATATCAATGCCGATGAAGGTTCGGCTGCCGTAAATGGCAATGATGTTAATAACGCACAAATCTTAGTGCAAAAATCGGTTGGCTATTTACCCGAACACAATCCGTTGTACTTAGACTTATACGTTCGTGAATATTTGGCTTTCAATGCCGATGTGTATAAGGTCGCCAAATCGCGTATCGAAGAAGTAATAGAATTAACCGGTTTAACGCCGGAAAGTCATAAAAAAATAGGACAATTGTCTAAAGGTTTTCGCCAACGTGTTGGTTTAGCGACTGCGCTTTTACACAATCCGGACGTGTTGATTTTGGACGAACCGACTACTGGTCTTGACCCAAATCAATTGGTGGAAATCAGAAATGTGATTAAGAATGTCGGTAAAGATAAAACGGTTTTTCTTTCAACACACATTATGCAAGAAGTGGAAGCCATTTGTGACCGCGTAATCATCATTGACCACGGCAAAATCGTAACCGATAAAAAGCTGGACAAATTGGTTTCTGAAGAAAAAGAGCAAATCATCGAAGTCGAATTTGACAAGGCAATTGACCCCAATTTATTGGCCAATTTAGCCAACATCAAAACGTATAAAAACACCAATGACAATCTTTGGTTACTGACTTTCAACACGGAAGAAGACATGCGTCCGAAAATATTCGACTTTGCGCATGACAACGGGTTGAAAACACTACAAATTAGTTTGAAAAGCAAGAATTTGGAGCAAATCTTTAGGGAGAAAACTAAGAAAAAGAGTAATTAG
- a CDS encoding PAS domain-containing protein, with translation MTEQYEIALAKYYNKLRIVPVPLIAWDIFASHDLEINNYNSFQNHWKKKENFSEVVYQAKREIIITNANQEIVFATQGIYHMNGYHPHEVIGKSPKMFQGKLTTQESRDTIRTAIKSQLPFKEIVVNYKKDGSTYWCEIQAYPKFNNKGELVNYIAFEKIAS, from the coding sequence ATGACAGAACAATATGAAATAGCTTTGGCTAAATACTACAACAAACTAAGGATAGTTCCTGTTCCGCTTATTGCTTGGGATATATTTGCAAGCCATGATTTGGAAATAAATAACTATAATTCTTTTCAAAATCATTGGAAGAAAAAAGAAAATTTTAGTGAAGTAGTTTATCAAGCAAAACGCGAAATTATTATCACCAATGCCAATCAGGAAATTGTTTTTGCGACGCAAGGTATTTATCATATGAATGGCTATCATCCACACGAAGTAATCGGGAAATCACCCAAAATGTTCCAAGGAAAATTAACAACGCAAGAAAGTCGAGATACCATAAGAACAGCAATCAAAAGTCAACTGCCTTTTAAAGAAATAGTGGTGAATTATAAAAAAGATGGGTCAACTTATTGGTGTGAAATCCAAGCTTATCCAAAGTTCAACAATAAGGGAGAATTAGTTAATTACATCGCATTTGAAAAAATAGCTTCTTAA
- a CDS encoding prephenate dehydratase, whose product METKIAIQGIKGSFHHQVAQSFFQQEYDLDECMSFDDLVKSLVNNQAHKGVMALENSIAGSIIPNYALIDRNNLHIIGEHYLDIHMNLMVLKGQKIADIKEVHSHPIALLQCAVFFSQYPHIKLVESGDTAETARRIQEQKLTGIGAVAAPIAAQLYDLEILAAGIHTIQSNKTRFVIVKTTNKEWPKEQINKASVKFELDDTAGSLATVLNVMNNCKLNLTKIQSMPIIETPFQYSFFVDVIFEKYKHYEKAKNILALMTTHFKVLGEYKNGRL is encoded by the coding sequence ATGGAAACAAAAATCGCTATTCAAGGTATTAAAGGTTCTTTTCACCACCAAGTTGCTCAGTCGTTTTTTCAGCAAGAGTATGATTTAGACGAATGCATGTCATTTGATGATTTGGTTAAAAGTTTGGTCAATAACCAAGCGCACAAAGGCGTGATGGCGTTGGAAAATTCTATCGCTGGTTCGATTATTCCCAATTATGCTTTGATTGACCGAAACAATTTGCACATTATTGGCGAACATTATCTCGACATTCACATGAATCTAATGGTTTTGAAAGGCCAAAAAATAGCAGACATTAAAGAAGTCCATTCGCACCCGATTGCGTTGTTGCAATGCGCTGTTTTTTTTAGCCAATATCCGCACATTAAATTGGTCGAAAGTGGCGATACTGCTGAAACCGCACGCAGAATTCAGGAGCAAAAACTCACCGGGATTGGCGCCGTTGCTGCTCCGATTGCGGCCCAATTATATGACTTGGAAATACTCGCCGCCGGAATTCATACGATTCAAAGCAACAAAACCCGCTTTGTGATTGTAAAAACCACCAATAAAGAATGGCCAAAAGAACAGATTAACAAAGCGTCTGTCAAATTTGAACTCGATGATACCGCCGGGAGTTTGGCGACAGTATTAAATGTAATGAACAACTGTAAACTCAATCTGACCAAAATCCAATCGATGCCGATTATCGAAACACCTTTTCAATATTCTTTTTTTGTCGACGTCATTTTTGAGAAGTACAAACATTACGAAAAAGCCAAAAATATTTTAGCCCTAATGACCACGCATTTCAAAGTGTTGGGTGAATACAAAAACGGAAGATTATGA
- a CDS encoding pyridoxal phosphate-dependent aminotransferase — protein sequence MITTANRLNSVQEYYFSRKLREVRQLMAEGKPVINMGIGSPDLAPDITVIDAMSQAMFDDKAHEYQSYQGLPELRQGMADFYANQFGVALNFNTEILPLMGSKEGIMHISLAFLNEGDEVLIPNPGYPTYASVAELVQAKAICYDLKEENDWQPDFEQLEKQDLSKVKLMWVSYPHMPTGANGTVELFEKLIAFGKKHHILIVNDNPYSFVLNENPFSILQVDGAKEVALELNSLSKTYNMAGWRVGMVLGNATLIDAVLKVKSNMDSGMFYGIQKGAIEALKLGKDWFEKQNEIYTKRRNLIFQLAEKLHCTFDKNSVGLFVWAKLPHGISAEDFIDQVLIEKHIFITPGIIFGSNGEGYIRFSLCVTEEKIQETIARF from the coding sequence ATGATCACAACAGCTAACAGACTAAACAGCGTTCAAGAATATTATTTCTCCAGAAAATTGCGTGAAGTTCGTCAACTCATGGCCGAAGGAAAACCGGTCATCAATATGGGCATCGGTAGTCCTGATTTGGCGCCTGATATAACCGTAATTGACGCCATGAGTCAAGCCATGTTTGACGACAAAGCCCATGAATACCAAAGCTATCAAGGTTTGCCCGAATTGCGACAAGGCATGGCTGATTTTTACGCGAATCAGTTTGGCGTTGCGTTAAATTTCAATACTGAGATTCTCCCGCTAATGGGTTCCAAAGAAGGGATTATGCATATTTCCTTGGCTTTTTTAAATGAAGGCGACGAAGTGCTGATTCCGAATCCGGGTTATCCGACCTATGCTTCGGTAGCCGAATTGGTGCAGGCGAAAGCCATCTGTTATGACTTGAAGGAAGAGAATGATTGGCAACCCGATTTTGAACAATTAGAAAAGCAAGATTTGTCGAAAGTCAAGCTGATGTGGGTTTCTTATCCGCACATGCCCACCGGAGCGAACGGAACAGTGGAATTGTTTGAAAAACTGATTGCTTTTGGCAAAAAGCACCACATTTTAATAGTCAATGACAATCCGTATAGCTTTGTTTTAAACGAAAATCCATTCTCCATTTTACAAGTTGATGGCGCAAAAGAAGTGGCTTTAGAATTGAATTCCTTATCTAAAACCTACAATATGGCCGGTTGGCGTGTCGGAATGGTTTTAGGGAATGCTACATTAATTGATGCGGTTTTGAAAGTCAAAAGCAATATGGACAGCGGGATGTTTTACGGGATTCAAAAAGGCGCGATTGAAGCATTGAAACTCGGGAAAGATTGGTTCGAGAAGCAAAACGAAATTTACACCAAACGTAGAAATCTAATTTTCCAATTGGCGGAAAAACTGCATTGTACTTTCGATAAAAACAGTGTTGGCTTATTCGTTTGGGCCAAATTACCTCACGGAATTTCAGCAGAAGATTTCATTGATCAAGTTTTAATCGAAAAGCACATTTTCATCACGCCTGGAATTATTTTTGGCAGCAATGGAGAAGGTTATATCCGATTTTCACTTTGTGTTACCGAAGAAAAAATACAAGAGACAATTGCAAGATTTTAA
- a CDS encoding bifunctional 3-deoxy-7-phosphoheptulonate synthase/chorismate mutase type II: MNITTENRKWLDDFKLSHPLVIAGPCSAETEEQVLKIAHELKNSDVSIYRAGIWKPRTRPGGFEGVGAIGLKWLQKAKAETGLLMATEVANAAHVKLALEHDIDVLWIGARTTVNPFAVQEIADALEGTDKIVLVKNPVNPDLALWIGGVERLYNAGIKKLGVIHRGFSTYEKTKYRNIPEWQLAIELQNRFPDLPLICDPSHITGRRDMIQEVSQQALDLNYDGLIIETHIDPDNAWSDAAQQVTPTVLKQIFEDLRIRKETDDADEYNSRLARFRVDIDEYDGKLLEILGKRMKVADKIGALKKEKNVAVLQNKRWNEILGKMILDGEEKGLSEEFILKIFKAIHQESITHQEKVINS; this comes from the coding sequence ATGAATATAACAACAGAAAATAGAAAATGGTTGGATGATTTTAAATTAAGTCACCCGTTGGTAATTGCCGGACCATGTAGTGCCGAAACCGAAGAACAAGTCTTGAAAATCGCTCACGAATTGAAAAACTCAGACGTTTCAATTTATCGCGCCGGAATTTGGAAACCACGAACACGTCCGGGCGGATTTGAAGGCGTTGGTGCCATTGGTTTGAAATGGTTGCAAAAAGCCAAAGCCGAAACAGGATTGTTAATGGCCACTGAAGTCGCTAATGCTGCGCATGTGAAATTGGCTTTAGAACATGATATCGATGTGCTGTGGATTGGTGCCAGAACTACTGTAAACCCATTTGCGGTTCAGGAAATTGCCGATGCGTTGGAAGGAACGGATAAAATCGTTTTGGTTAAAAATCCGGTGAATCCCGATTTGGCTTTGTGGATTGGCGGTGTGGAACGTTTGTACAATGCCGGAATCAAAAAGTTAGGCGTAATACACAGAGGCTTTTCGACTTACGAAAAAACAAAATACAGAAACATTCCGGAATGGCAATTGGCGATTGAATTGCAAAATCGTTTTCCTGATTTACCCTTAATTTGTGATCCTTCACACATTACCGGAAGACGCGATATGATTCAGGAAGTCTCGCAACAAGCATTGGATTTGAATTATGACGGATTGATTATTGAAACCCATATCGATCCAGACAACGCTTGGAGTGATGCGGCACAACAAGTTACGCCAACCGTTTTAAAACAAATTTTTGAGGATTTGAGGATTCGTAAAGAAACCGATGATGCTGATGAATACAACAGTCGTTTGGCAAGGTTTCGTGTGGATATTGATGAATATGATGGAAAATTATTAGAGATTTTAGGCAAAAGAATGAAAGTTGCCGATAAAATCGGAGCCTTGAAAAAAGAGAAAAATGTAGCGGTTTTGCAGAACAAACGTTGGAATGAAATTCTGGGGAAAATGATTCTAGACGGAGAAGAAAAAGGCCTGAGCGAAGAGTTTATCTTGAAGATTTTCAAAGCCATTCACCAAGAAAGTATTACACACCAAGAAAAAGTGATTAATAGCTAA
- the rsgA gene encoding ribosome small subunit-dependent GTPase A, with product MTGLVYKSTGSWYTVKAEDATFYECRIKGKFRMKGIKSTNPIAVGDIVDFELDDTSDDITGTIHNIHERKNYIVRKSVNLSKQTHIIASNIDIVFLLITINNPPTTTSFIDRFLVTAEAYGIEAVLVFNKIDTYDEAMRDEQLYLQYIYSEIGYKCLRASAIEKKGIDELKSMMTGKVSMFSGHSGVGKSTLVNALEPNLNLKTKHISEQSKQGQHTTTFAEMYDLSFDAKIIDTPGIKGFGIVDMEPSEISDYFPEFFKLKEQCKFNNCLHKEEPHCAVKQALEDNKIAWSRYNSYLKILEGDDEHYRSDIYNDDRIASDETRK from the coding sequence ATGACCGGACTCGTATATAAATCTACCGGAAGTTGGTACACTGTCAAAGCCGAAGATGCTACGTTCTATGAATGTCGAATCAAAGGAAAGTTTCGCATGAAAGGCATCAAAAGTACCAATCCGATTGCGGTTGGCGACATCGTCGATTTTGAGTTAGATGATACGTCAGATGACATTACGGGAACCATTCACAACATTCACGAGCGAAAGAATTATATCGTCCGAAAATCGGTGAATTTGTCGAAGCAAACGCATATTATCGCTTCCAATATTGATATTGTTTTTTTGCTGATTACCATTAATAATCCACCAACAACGACTAGTTTTATAGATAGATTTTTGGTTACGGCCGAAGCTTATGGCATTGAAGCGGTTTTAGTCTTTAATAAGATTGATACCTATGATGAAGCTATGCGTGATGAGCAATTGTATTTGCAATACATCTATTCTGAAATTGGATACAAGTGTTTGCGTGCTTCTGCTATTGAGAAAAAAGGAATCGACGAATTGAAATCGATGATGACCGGAAAAGTCAGTATGTTCTCGGGACATTCGGGTGTTGGGAAATCAACTTTGGTCAATGCTTTGGAACCCAATTTGAATTTGAAAACCAAACACATTTCCGAACAAAGCAAACAAGGGCAACACACCACCACTTTTGCCGAAATGTATGATCTGTCTTTTGATGCCAAAATCATAGATACGCCCGGAATTAAAGGTTTCGGAATCGTTGATATGGAACCATCAGAAATTAGTGATTATTTTCCGGAGTTTTTTAAGCTAAAAGAACAGTGTAAATTCAACAATTGTTTGCACAAAGAAGAACCGCATTGCGCTGTGAAACAAGCTTTAGAAGACAATAAAATTGCCTGGTCACGCTACAATAGTTATCTCAAAATACTCGAAGGTGATGATGAACATTATCGTTCTGATATTTACAATGATGACCGAATTGCCAGTGATGAAACCCGGAAGTAA
- the dtd gene encoding D-aminoacyl-tRNA deacylase, whose amino-acid sequence MKAVIQRVSQASVSIEGQIVADIQQGLLVLVGFEDEDNFEDINWLTAKIANLRIFGDENHVMNLSLKDINGEMIIVSQFTLHALTKKGNRPSYIKASKPDVAIPLYESFIVQMEAELDKKVQTGQFGADMKVLLLNDGPVTLIIDTKNKE is encoded by the coding sequence ATGAAAGCCGTAATTCAACGAGTTTCCCAAGCTTCCGTATCCATAGAAGGTCAAATTGTAGCCGACATCCAACAAGGATTGTTAGTGTTGGTTGGTTTTGAAGACGAAGACAATTTCGAAGATATTAATTGGCTGACCGCGAAAATTGCCAATCTCAGAATATTTGGAGATGAAAACCACGTCATGAACCTATCTTTAAAAGACATCAATGGCGAAATGATTATTGTGAGCCAATTTACATTACATGCCTTGACCAAAAAAGGCAATCGGCCGTCTTACATTAAGGCTTCTAAACCTGATGTTGCTATTCCGTTATACGAAAGTTTTATTGTTCAAATGGAAGCCGAGTTGGATAAGAAAGTCCAAACCGGACAATTTGGCGCCGACATGAAAGTTTTACTTTTAAATGACGGACCGGTTACTTTAATTATCGACACAAAAAATAAGGAATAA
- a CDS encoding DUF3857 domain-containing protein, with protein sequence MKFKIFPYFFLFFSFFVSAQKLEYSILTIPDSLKQNANAVVRSNQLNINIASQKSMTFKSIKIITVLNELGLNSLDLMEYYDKNSRITKIEATAYDQFGKELKSYKRKDFKDTSVADGVSIFNDNRALYLDYTPITYPFTMVFESEIETANTAFIPSWTPLDGYLISTQNTSLVITFKPELHLKTKEVNFTNQYPIEKSETPTSVSYSAKNLVAKKREELSPSYNEVFPVVYFALEKFALENVEGIAVNWGEFGKWYYNSLLADTEEIPEATQLKIKELIGNEKNPVEIAKLIYKFVQEKTRYVSVQVGIGGWKPMLAKDVDKLGYGDCKALTNYTRSLLKSVGVPSYYTVVYAGSDQTRDLQEDFASIQGNHVILTLPTDKGLLWLECTSQILPFGFQGDFTDDRNVLLIKPEGGEIVKTKTFNEADNLQITKGSYQISAEGNLSGKVKIISKALRYDSSYSKERMSKEDQIKNYKEEFSNINNLTVKKISFSNNPETIEFIEDLELVAEGYAQNSGGKLLFALNAFDQNSYVPKRYRTREFPFQVDRGYTNEAEIEITIPDGFVIEAKPDGITLDTEFGYYKIEFIAETANKIICKRKMVLKKGFYDKSKYESYRKFRETLAKNDNSKIVITKA encoded by the coding sequence ATGAAATTCAAAATCTTCCCCTATTTTTTCCTGTTTTTTTCCTTTTTTGTTTCCGCACAAAAATTAGAATATTCAATCCTTACCATTCCCGATAGTTTGAAGCAAAATGCGAATGCTGTTGTGCGTTCAAATCAGTTGAATATTAATATTGCGTCTCAAAAATCAATGACTTTTAAATCAATCAAGATAATTACGGTTTTAAACGAATTAGGGTTGAATAGTCTTGATTTGATGGAGTATTATGACAAAAATAGCCGAATAACCAAAATCGAAGCCACAGCTTATGATCAGTTTGGAAAAGAATTGAAATCTTACAAAAGAAAAGATTTTAAGGATACCAGTGTGGCAGATGGCGTTTCAATTTTTAACGATAACCGAGCTTTATATCTTGATTATACTCCAATTACTTATCCGTTTACTATGGTTTTTGAATCAGAGATTGAGACGGCAAACACAGCTTTTATTCCTTCATGGACGCCACTGGATGGTTATTTGATAAGTACACAAAATACTTCCTTAGTAATTACTTTCAAACCCGAATTGCACCTTAAAACGAAAGAGGTTAATTTCACTAATCAATATCCCATTGAGAAAAGTGAAACACCAACATCTGTCAGTTATTCTGCCAAAAATTTGGTGGCCAAAAAAAGAGAAGAGCTAAGTCCGAGTTATAATGAAGTATTTCCTGTAGTTTATTTTGCCTTGGAAAAGTTTGCCTTGGAAAATGTTGAAGGAATTGCTGTTAATTGGGGCGAATTTGGAAAATGGTATTATAATTCACTATTGGCCGATACTGAGGAGATTCCGGAAGCCACTCAATTAAAGATAAAGGAACTTATTGGGAACGAAAAAAATCCGGTCGAAATCGCAAAACTCATCTATAAATTCGTTCAGGAAAAAACTAGGTATGTGAGTGTGCAAGTTGGGATTGGCGGATGGAAGCCAATGTTAGCTAAAGATGTTGACAAACTGGGTTATGGCGATTGTAAAGCGTTGACGAATTATACACGTTCCTTACTCAAATCGGTCGGAGTTCCGTCTTATTATACGGTGGTTTATGCCGGAAGTGATCAGACTCGAGATTTACAAGAGGATTTTGCCTCCATACAAGGAAATCACGTGATTTTGACCTTACCAACTGACAAAGGATTGCTTTGGTTGGAATGCACAAGCCAAATTCTTCCATTTGGCTTTCAAGGTGATTTTACCGATGATAGAAATGTATTGCTTATCAAACCTGAAGGTGGAGAAATTGTTAAAACCAAGACTTTCAACGAAGCCGATAATTTGCAAATTACAAAAGGTTCTTATCAAATCAGTGCCGAAGGAAATCTTTCAGGTAAAGTAAAAATCATTTCTAAGGCATTGCGTTATGACAGTTCGTACAGTAAAGAGCGCATGAGTAAAGAAGACCAAATCAAAAATTACAAGGAAGAATTTAGTAATATTAATAACTTGACAGTTAAGAAAATCAGTTTTAGTAACAATCCTGAGACTATTGAATTTATTGAAGATTTAGAGTTGGTAGCAGAAGGTTATGCCCAAAACTCAGGTGGGAAATTATTGTTTGCTTTGAATGCTTTTGACCAAAATTCGTATGTGCCCAAAAGATACCGAACAAGAGAGTTTCCGTTTCAAGTGGATAGAGGTTACACCAATGAGGCCGAAATTGAAATCACTATTCCTGACGGATTTGTAATTGAAGCCAAACCGGATGGAATTACACTTGATACCGAATTTGGGTATTATAAAATTGAGTTCATAGCCGAAACCGCTAACAAAATTATATGCAAAAGAAAAATGGTTCTCAAAAAGGGCTTTTATGACAAATCAAAATATGAAAGTTATAGAAAATTCAGAGAAACCTTAGCCAAAAACGATAATTCAAAAATTGTCATCACCAAAGCTTAA